In a genomic window of Anaerolineales bacterium:
- a CDS encoding glycosyltransferase family 39 protein has translation MEPLLHAEPSRASAARRVFSILRLPSVPLLWILIGAALCAASGVFLQSLSRLGGPPVPGLYPSAGWISLGFGVAAVLIGAAGFVATRISSAPDRFWSALAARLGVSPAQIPLIAGGAAFALLGAAAAGDRPRMLNHAVALLSWGAGIVLTAAGFASRGTGGSNAWKAAAWALLFGLCAFFLRITWIGLPPFSADEGLTGTDALLFLNGFADSFFRSVGFHSYPGLYFFLEAVSVSLLGRTVLALRITSAAAGALTVGLLYLAGRAFFGHRIGAVAAVLLAVSPFHIVFSRIGMNNIWDGLGYTAFIGALWQAWKSGRRNAFLLAGLALGLGQFFYAPSRLMWILALGATAAAFCGDRARFRRDAGGWAGLWAAASAAALPILFFTLARPQEAGAHSLISSVFRPGWFSLAVKSAGDSAGEVILGQLERGFGAFTFIPSAAWYRPGTPLLRPVEAALFLLGAALLLARARDPRSWLLLGWIGLFGLIGALTESSPSAQRYVGSAPGCALIAAFAVVEVAARVKKMVPAAGRAAAVLAAAAVLFAAADNLHFAFAEYLPGSRFRGKYDFAGAGVAVADGIVALLSERGGSYQVVCLTGGYVVSHTVTSETYLVPGYQAVYLMEPYGSPENPEITGARLLFVIAVEREEELARVMADFPGGSAGARYNWDGTVVFLYYDVSVPG, from the coding sequence TTGGAACCTCTACTGCACGCCGAACCGTCCCGCGCCTCAGCGGCCCGGCGGGTTTTTTCGATTCTCCGATTGCCGTCCGTGCCCCTGCTTTGGATTCTGATCGGCGCGGCCCTCTGTGCCGCGAGTGGGGTTTTCCTCCAATCGTTGTCCAGACTCGGGGGGCCGCCCGTTCCCGGCTTGTATCCCTCGGCCGGTTGGATCAGTCTCGGGTTCGGCGTCGCGGCGGTCCTGATCGGTGCCGCGGGGTTTGTCGCCACCCGGATTTCGTCCGCGCCGGATCGTTTTTGGTCGGCCCTTGCCGCGCGCCTGGGCGTCTCCCCGGCGCAGATTCCCCTCATCGCCGGCGGGGCGGCGTTCGCGCTGCTGGGCGCGGCCGCCGCCGGCGACCGGCCGCGGATGCTGAATCACGCCGTTGCGCTCCTCTCCTGGGGCGCCGGCATCGTCCTGACCGCTGCCGGGTTCGCGTCCCGGGGAACGGGCGGATCGAACGCGTGGAAGGCCGCAGCCTGGGCGCTTCTGTTCGGCCTATGTGCCTTTTTCCTGCGGATCACCTGGATCGGCCTTCCGCCGTTTTCGGCCGACGAGGGACTCACCGGCACGGATGCCTTGCTCTTCCTGAACGGATTCGCAGATTCCTTCTTCCGCTCCGTCGGATTTCATTCCTACCCCGGGCTGTATTTTTTCCTTGAAGCCGTTTCCGTGAGTCTGCTCGGCCGGACCGTCCTTGCGCTGCGGATCACATCCGCGGCGGCCGGGGCGCTGACGGTCGGCTTGCTCTACCTCGCCGGCCGCGCGTTCTTCGGACATCGGATTGGCGCGGTGGCGGCCGTCCTGCTGGCCGTCTCCCCTTTCCACATCGTCTTCAGCCGGATCGGGATGAACAATATCTGGGATGGCCTCGGATATACGGCGTTCATCGGAGCGCTTTGGCAGGCCTGGAAAAGCGGGCGGCGGAATGCGTTTCTGCTCGCCGGACTGGCGCTCGGGCTGGGGCAGTTCTTCTACGCGCCCTCCCGTTTGATGTGGATCCTCGCGCTCGGGGCTACGGCGGCGGCGTTCTGCGGCGACCGGGCGCGCTTCCGGCGCGACGCCGGCGGATGGGCCGGCCTATGGGCGGCGGCGTCGGCCGCCGCGCTGCCGATCCTCTTCTTCACCCTGGCCCGTCCGCAGGAGGCCGGCGCCCATTCCCTGATCAGTTCGGTTTTCCGGCCGGGATGGTTTTCTTTGGCGGTGAAATCGGCCGGCGATAGCGCCGGGGAGGTGATCCTCGGCCAGCTGGAACGCGGATTCGGCGCCTTCACGTTTATTCCGTCCGCGGCTTGGTACCGCCCCGGGACTCCGTTGCTGCGTCCGGTGGAGGCCGCCCTGTTTCTGCTGGGAGCGGCGCTGCTGCTTGCGCGGGCGCGGGATCCGCGGAGTTGGCTGCTGCTCGGCTGGATCGGGCTCTTCGGTCTGATCGGCGCGCTCACCGAAAGTTCTCCTTCCGCGCAACGGTATGTCGGATCCGCGCCGGGATGCGCGCTGATCGCCGCGTTCGCGGTTGTGGAGGTCGCGGCCCGCGTCAAGAAGATGGTCCCCGCCGCCGGCCGGGCGGCGGCCGTGCTCGCCGCGGCGGCGGTGCTGTTCGCCGCCGCCGACAACCTGCACTTCGCCTTCGCCGAGTATTTGCCGGGCAGCCGCTTCCGCGGGAAATACGATTTCGCGGGCGCGGGCGTGGCGGTGGCGGACGGCATTGTCGCCCTGCTCTCGGAACGCGGCGGCTCCTACCAGGTGGTGTGCCTGACCGGTGGGTATGTCGTTTCCCACACCGTCACTTCGGAAACCTACCTGGTCCCGGGATATCAGGCGGTGTATCTCATGGAACCCTACGGATCGCCAGAGAATCCGGAAATCACCGGCGCCCGCCTCTTGTTCGTCATCGCGGTCGAGCGGGAGGAAGAGCTGGCCCGGGTGATGGCGGATTTCCCGGGGGGAAGCGCGGGCGCCCGGTACAATTGGGACGGCACGGTGGTCTTCCTGTATTACGACGTGAGCGTGCCGGGATGA